In Cygnus olor isolate bCygOlo1 chromosome 12, bCygOlo1.pri.v2, whole genome shotgun sequence, one DNA window encodes the following:
- the NETO2 gene encoding neuropilin and tolloid-like protein 2 isoform X2 — MAPHQVCSVLEVLLVTILVVEGIAIAQKTQGGQNIGLNRIPPTQCDNWVRTSNGGHFASPNYPNMYPPNQECIYILEAAPRQRIELTFDEPYYIEPSFECRFDHLEVRDGPFGFSPLIDRYCGLKSPALIRSTGRFMWIKFTSDEELEGKGFQAKYSFIPDPDFTYLGGILNPIPDCQFELSGADGIVRSSQVEQEEKTKPGQAVDCIWTIKATPNAKIYLRFLDYQMEHSNECKRNFVAVYDGSSSIENLKAKFCSTVANDVMLQTGTGVVRMWADEGSRLSRFRMLFTSFVDQRKKAGLFEQITRTHGTIIGITSGIVLVLLIISILVQIKQPRKKVMACKTAFNKTGFQEVFDPPHYELFSLRDKEISADLADLSEELENYQKMRRSSTASRCIHDHHCGSQASNIKQSRTNLSSMELPFRNDFAQPQPMKTFNSTFKKSSYTFKQAHDCPEQVIEDRVMEEIPCEIYVRGREDTAQGSLSIDF, encoded by the exons ATGGCCCCGCACCAAGTCTGCTCGGTGCTGGAAG TGTTGCTAGTAACAATCCTTGTAGTGGAAGGGATTGCCATTGCACAGAAGACACAAG GTGGGCAAAATATTGGATTGAATCGCATTCCTCCTACCCAGTGCGATAACTGGGTACGGACTAGTAATGGAGGACACTTTGCTTCACCAAACTACCCTAACATGTACCCACCAAATCAAGAGTGCATCTACATCTTAGAAG CTGCTCCACGACAAAGAATTGAGTTGACCTTTGACGAACCTTATTACATAGAACCCTCATTTGAATGTCGCTTTGATCATCTGGAGGTTCGAGATGGACCTTTTGGCTTCTCCCCTCTCATTGATCGTTACTGTGGTCTGAAAAGCCCTGCATTAATTAGATCAACAGGGAGATTTATGTGGATCAAGTTTACTTCTGATgaggagctggaaggaaagggATTTCAAGCAAAATACTCATTTATACCAG ATCCTGACTTCACTTACCTAGGAGGCATTTTAAATCCCATTCCAG ACTGCCAATTTGAGCTCTCGGGAGCTGACGGAATAGTACGTTCCAGTCAAgtagagcaagaagaaaaaacaaaaccaggacaagcaGTTGACTGCATATGGACAATTAAGGCTACTCCAAATGCTAAG ATTTATTTACGATTTCTGGACTATCAAATGGAGCATTCCAAtgaatgcaaaagaaattttgttgCTGTCTATGATGGAAGTAGTTCTATTGAAAACCTGAAGGCAAAGTTTTGCAGCACTGTAGCAAATGATGTCATGCTGCAGACTGGGACTGGCGTGGTACGAATGTGGGCAGACGAAGGCAGTAGACTAAGCAGGTTCCGAATGCTGTTCACTTCATTTGTGGATC aaaggaaaaaagctggaTTGTTTGAACAAATCACCAGAACACATGGAACAATCATTGGTATCACGTCAGGGATAGTTTTAGTTCTTCTTATCATTTCAATTCTAGTACAAATAAAGCAACCTCGCAAAAAAGTTATGGCTTGCAAGACTGCTTTCAATAAAACTGGTTTCCAGGAAGTATTTGATCCTCCACATTATGAACTGTTTTCACTGAGGGACAAAGAGATTTCTGCAGATTTGGCAGATTTATCAGAAGAACTTGAAAACTATCAGAAAATGAGGCGCTCTTCAACAGCTTCCAGGTGCATTCATGACCACCACTGTGGCTCTCAAGCCTccaatataaaacaaagcaggacAAACCTCAGCTCCATGGAACTTCCCTTCCGCAATGATTTTGCACAACCTCAgccaatgaaaacatttaatagcACATTCAAGAAAAGTAGCTACACTTTCAAACAAGCGCATGACTGCCCCGAGCAAGTCATAGAAGACAGGGTGATGGAGGAAATTCCATGTGAAATCTATGTTAGAGGAAGAGAAGATACAGCACAAGGTTCGTTATCTATTGACTTTTAA
- the NETO2 gene encoding neuropilin and tolloid-like protein 2 isoform X1 — protein sequence MAPHQVCSVLEVLLVTILVVEGIAIAQKTQGGQNIGLNRIPPTQCDNWVRTSNGGHFASPNYPNMYPPNQECIYILEAAPRQRIELTFDEPYYIEPSFECRFDHLEVRDGPFGFSPLIDRYCGLKSPALIRSTGRFMWIKFTSDEELEGKGFQAKYSFIPDPDFTYLGGILNPIPDCQFELSGADGIVRSSQVEQEEKTKPGQAVDCIWTIKATPNAKIYLRFLDYQMEHSNECKRNFVAVYDGSSSIENLKAKFCSTVANDVMLQTGTGVVRMWADEGSRLSRFRMLFTSFVDPPCSGNTYFCHSNMCINNSLVCNGIQNCAYPWDENHCRERKKAGLFEQITRTHGTIIGITSGIVLVLLIISILVQIKQPRKKVMACKTAFNKTGFQEVFDPPHYELFSLRDKEISADLADLSEELENYQKMRRSSTASRCIHDHHCGSQASNIKQSRTNLSSMELPFRNDFAQPQPMKTFNSTFKKSSYTFKQAHDCPEQVIEDRVMEEIPCEIYVRGREDTAQGSLSIDF from the exons ATGGCCCCGCACCAAGTCTGCTCGGTGCTGGAAG TGTTGCTAGTAACAATCCTTGTAGTGGAAGGGATTGCCATTGCACAGAAGACACAAG GTGGGCAAAATATTGGATTGAATCGCATTCCTCCTACCCAGTGCGATAACTGGGTACGGACTAGTAATGGAGGACACTTTGCTTCACCAAACTACCCTAACATGTACCCACCAAATCAAGAGTGCATCTACATCTTAGAAG CTGCTCCACGACAAAGAATTGAGTTGACCTTTGACGAACCTTATTACATAGAACCCTCATTTGAATGTCGCTTTGATCATCTGGAGGTTCGAGATGGACCTTTTGGCTTCTCCCCTCTCATTGATCGTTACTGTGGTCTGAAAAGCCCTGCATTAATTAGATCAACAGGGAGATTTATGTGGATCAAGTTTACTTCTGATgaggagctggaaggaaagggATTTCAAGCAAAATACTCATTTATACCAG ATCCTGACTTCACTTACCTAGGAGGCATTTTAAATCCCATTCCAG ACTGCCAATTTGAGCTCTCGGGAGCTGACGGAATAGTACGTTCCAGTCAAgtagagcaagaagaaaaaacaaaaccaggacaagcaGTTGACTGCATATGGACAATTAAGGCTACTCCAAATGCTAAG ATTTATTTACGATTTCTGGACTATCAAATGGAGCATTCCAAtgaatgcaaaagaaattttgttgCTGTCTATGATGGAAGTAGTTCTATTGAAAACCTGAAGGCAAAGTTTTGCAGCACTGTAGCAAATGATGTCATGCTGCAGACTGGGACTGGCGTGGTACGAATGTGGGCAGACGAAGGCAGTAGACTAAGCAGGTTCCGAATGCTGTTCACTTCATTTGTGGATC ctccctgctcaggCAACACTTACTTCTGCCATAGCAACATGTGCATCAATAATTCTTTAGTCTGCAATGGCATTCAAAACTGTGCATACCCTTGGGATGAAAATCACTGCAGAG aaaggaaaaaagctggaTTGTTTGAACAAATCACCAGAACACATGGAACAATCATTGGTATCACGTCAGGGATAGTTTTAGTTCTTCTTATCATTTCAATTCTAGTACAAATAAAGCAACCTCGCAAAAAAGTTATGGCTTGCAAGACTGCTTTCAATAAAACTGGTTTCCAGGAAGTATTTGATCCTCCACATTATGAACTGTTTTCACTGAGGGACAAAGAGATTTCTGCAGATTTGGCAGATTTATCAGAAGAACTTGAAAACTATCAGAAAATGAGGCGCTCTTCAACAGCTTCCAGGTGCATTCATGACCACCACTGTGGCTCTCAAGCCTccaatataaaacaaagcaggacAAACCTCAGCTCCATGGAACTTCCCTTCCGCAATGATTTTGCACAACCTCAgccaatgaaaacatttaatagcACATTCAAGAAAAGTAGCTACACTTTCAAACAAGCGCATGACTGCCCCGAGCAAGTCATAGAAGACAGGGTGATGGAGGAAATTCCATGTGAAATCTATGTTAGAGGAAGAGAAGATACAGCACAAGGTTCGTTATCTATTGACTTTTAA
- the NETO2 gene encoding neuropilin and tolloid-like protein 2 isoform X3 codes for MAPHQVCSVLEVLLVTILVVEGIAIAQKTQGGQNIGLNRIPPTQCDNWVRTSNGGHFASPNYPNMYPPNQECIYILEDPDFTYLGGILNPIPDCQFELSGADGIVRSSQVEQEEKTKPGQAVDCIWTIKATPNAKIYLRFLDYQMEHSNECKRNFVAVYDGSSSIENLKAKFCSTVANDVMLQTGTGVVRMWADEGSRLSRFRMLFTSFVDPPCSGNTYFCHSNMCINNSLVCNGIQNCAYPWDENHCRERKKAGLFEQITRTHGTIIGITSGIVLVLLIISILVQIKQPRKKVMACKTAFNKTGFQEVFDPPHYELFSLRDKEISADLADLSEELENYQKMRRSSTASRCIHDHHCGSQASNIKQSRTNLSSMELPFRNDFAQPQPMKTFNSTFKKSSYTFKQAHDCPEQVIEDRVMEEIPCEIYVRGREDTAQGSLSIDF; via the exons ATGGCCCCGCACCAAGTCTGCTCGGTGCTGGAAG TGTTGCTAGTAACAATCCTTGTAGTGGAAGGGATTGCCATTGCACAGAAGACACAAG GTGGGCAAAATATTGGATTGAATCGCATTCCTCCTACCCAGTGCGATAACTGGGTACGGACTAGTAATGGAGGACACTTTGCTTCACCAAACTACCCTAACATGTACCCACCAAATCAAGAGTGCATCTACATCTTAGAAG ATCCTGACTTCACTTACCTAGGAGGCATTTTAAATCCCATTCCAG ACTGCCAATTTGAGCTCTCGGGAGCTGACGGAATAGTACGTTCCAGTCAAgtagagcaagaagaaaaaacaaaaccaggacaagcaGTTGACTGCATATGGACAATTAAGGCTACTCCAAATGCTAAG ATTTATTTACGATTTCTGGACTATCAAATGGAGCATTCCAAtgaatgcaaaagaaattttgttgCTGTCTATGATGGAAGTAGTTCTATTGAAAACCTGAAGGCAAAGTTTTGCAGCACTGTAGCAAATGATGTCATGCTGCAGACTGGGACTGGCGTGGTACGAATGTGGGCAGACGAAGGCAGTAGACTAAGCAGGTTCCGAATGCTGTTCACTTCATTTGTGGATC ctccctgctcaggCAACACTTACTTCTGCCATAGCAACATGTGCATCAATAATTCTTTAGTCTGCAATGGCATTCAAAACTGTGCATACCCTTGGGATGAAAATCACTGCAGAG aaaggaaaaaagctggaTTGTTTGAACAAATCACCAGAACACATGGAACAATCATTGGTATCACGTCAGGGATAGTTTTAGTTCTTCTTATCATTTCAATTCTAGTACAAATAAAGCAACCTCGCAAAAAAGTTATGGCTTGCAAGACTGCTTTCAATAAAACTGGTTTCCAGGAAGTATTTGATCCTCCACATTATGAACTGTTTTCACTGAGGGACAAAGAGATTTCTGCAGATTTGGCAGATTTATCAGAAGAACTTGAAAACTATCAGAAAATGAGGCGCTCTTCAACAGCTTCCAGGTGCATTCATGACCACCACTGTGGCTCTCAAGCCTccaatataaaacaaagcaggacAAACCTCAGCTCCATGGAACTTCCCTTCCGCAATGATTTTGCACAACCTCAgccaatgaaaacatttaatagcACATTCAAGAAAAGTAGCTACACTTTCAAACAAGCGCATGACTGCCCCGAGCAAGTCATAGAAGACAGGGTGATGGAGGAAATTCCATGTGAAATCTATGTTAGAGGAAGAGAAGATACAGCACAAGGTTCGTTATCTATTGACTTTTAA
- the NETO2 gene encoding neuropilin and tolloid-like protein 2 isoform X4 yields MAPHQVCSVLEVLLVTILVVEGIAIAQKTQGGQNIGLNRIPPTQCDNWVRTSNGGHFASPNYPNMYPPNQECIYILEAAPRQRIELTFDEPYYIEPSFECRFDHLEVRDGPFGFSPLIDRYCGLKSPALIRSTGRFMWIKFTSDEELEGKGFQAKYSFIPDPDFTYLGGILNPIPDCQFELSGADGIVRSSQVEQEEKTKPGQAVDCIWTIKATPNAKIYLRFLDYQMEHSNECKRNFVAVYDGSSSIENLKAKFCSTVANDVMLQTGTGVVRMWADEGSRLSRFRMLFTSFVDRMTPIFVTESEA; encoded by the exons ATGGCCCCGCACCAAGTCTGCTCGGTGCTGGAAG TGTTGCTAGTAACAATCCTTGTAGTGGAAGGGATTGCCATTGCACAGAAGACACAAG GTGGGCAAAATATTGGATTGAATCGCATTCCTCCTACCCAGTGCGATAACTGGGTACGGACTAGTAATGGAGGACACTTTGCTTCACCAAACTACCCTAACATGTACCCACCAAATCAAGAGTGCATCTACATCTTAGAAG CTGCTCCACGACAAAGAATTGAGTTGACCTTTGACGAACCTTATTACATAGAACCCTCATTTGAATGTCGCTTTGATCATCTGGAGGTTCGAGATGGACCTTTTGGCTTCTCCCCTCTCATTGATCGTTACTGTGGTCTGAAAAGCCCTGCATTAATTAGATCAACAGGGAGATTTATGTGGATCAAGTTTACTTCTGATgaggagctggaaggaaagggATTTCAAGCAAAATACTCATTTATACCAG ATCCTGACTTCACTTACCTAGGAGGCATTTTAAATCCCATTCCAG ACTGCCAATTTGAGCTCTCGGGAGCTGACGGAATAGTACGTTCCAGTCAAgtagagcaagaagaaaaaacaaaaccaggacaagcaGTTGACTGCATATGGACAATTAAGGCTACTCCAAATGCTAAG ATTTATTTACGATTTCTGGACTATCAAATGGAGCATTCCAAtgaatgcaaaagaaattttgttgCTGTCTATGATGGAAGTAGTTCTATTGAAAACCTGAAGGCAAAGTTTTGCAGCACTGTAGCAAATGATGTCATGCTGCAGACTGGGACTGGCGTGGTACGAATGTGGGCAGACGAAGGCAGTAGACTAAGCAGGTTCCGAATGCTGTTCACTTCATTTGTGGATC gcATGACTCCTATTTTTGTCACTGAGTCTGAAGCCTAA